The Halorientalis sp. IM1011 genome window below encodes:
- a CDS encoding right-handed parallel beta-helix repeat-containing protein yields the protein MMRRFGRLSAGHVVAVVTITLLALAVLPASTAAQATPVDTCRSITEPGEYRLAGTLSGNGSTPCLRITASDVALDGQANAVVGNDSDAVGVLVEPTGNDTLTNVTVSNLTTRGWKIGLTYRGGVATGSVRNVTAAANRDGIVIDPELRFQAASDTVELIDNRAVDNERWGVALRPGADADRVTGTTLRNNEIGVVAADVRTLSLADTRATNNTWGVVMGDVTASTLRNTTVRENAQDGLRASNGFDDSRLLDTTARANGGAGLRLGPANNASLRNATATDNGESGLALRDAADVRATTLVVTDNEGWGLDFDGVSDALLVDVTTGRNAAGFYTATDSGNVTIRLN from the coding sequence ATGATGCGCCGATTCGGACGGCTCTCCGCAGGACACGTGGTGGCGGTGGTCACGATTACGCTACTGGCACTCGCCGTTCTCCCCGCCAGCACTGCCGCACAGGCGACGCCGGTCGATACCTGTCGGTCGATCACCGAACCCGGGGAGTACCGACTCGCCGGAACCCTCTCGGGGAATGGCTCCACTCCCTGCCTCAGGATCACCGCCAGCGACGTGGCGCTCGACGGCCAGGCCAACGCCGTCGTCGGCAACGACTCCGACGCCGTCGGCGTGCTGGTCGAACCCACAGGCAACGATACGCTGACGAACGTCACCGTCTCGAATCTCACGACGAGGGGGTGGAAGATCGGTCTCACGTACCGCGGTGGCGTGGCGACCGGCTCCGTCCGGAACGTCACGGCCGCGGCCAACCGGGACGGTATCGTGATCGACCCGGAACTCCGGTTCCAGGCCGCGAGCGACACCGTCGAGTTGATCGACAACCGCGCGGTCGACAACGAGCGCTGGGGGGTCGCCCTCCGGCCCGGTGCGGACGCCGACCGCGTCACCGGGACCACGCTCCGGAACAACGAGATCGGGGTCGTTGCGGCCGACGTCCGGACCCTCTCGCTGGCAGACACCCGCGCCACGAACAACACCTGGGGCGTCGTGATGGGTGACGTAACGGCGTCCACACTCCGGAACACGACGGTCCGGGAGAACGCCCAGGACGGCCTGCGGGCCAGCAACGGATTCGACGACAGCCGACTGCTGGACACCACCGCTCGGGCCAACGGCGGTGCCGGCCTGCGACTCGGTCCCGCGAACAACGCCAGCCTCCGGAACGCGACGGCGACCGACAACGGTGAGAGCGGGCTCGCCCTCCGGGATGCCGCCGACGTGCGGGCGACAACGCTGGTCGTCACCGACAACGAGGGGTGGGGACTGGACTTCGACGGCGTATCCGACGCGCTGCTGGTGGACGTGACGACCGGTCGGAACGCCGCCGGGTTCTACACCGCGACCGACAGCGGCAACGTGACGATCCGGCTGAACTGA